In the genome of Triticum urartu cultivar G1812 chromosome 5, Tu2.1, whole genome shotgun sequence, one region contains:
- the LOC125511076 gene encoding probable protein phosphatase 2C 80: MLAGGVGSNRGGSSHLSSPSSQRDLRGGRSFLFGNTWFMLSAYPARLLHTADRRAPAAAFVAAAIHRTPRVVRAHGGTGQGLLQRGIVMAACGYAFGRADLGAAAKRQLEKDSSSVAAHASRIVAMGSAGTAARPDVSFKYRGLEYCKKVGVSLRCREQWGMARTFWTSAVGPGRQLSFSVDPWARDFSTSCAAPYSAGATESQLTLDEALQEKQTDNSTVASDGKSPAPEKLKLVSGSCYLPHPAKEATGGEDGHFICIDEQAIGVADGVGGWADHGVDAGLYAKELMSKSMSAIKDEPEGAIDPSRVLEKAFTGTKARGSSTACIITLKEQGLHAVNLGDSGFIVVRDGRTVLKSPSQQHDFNFTYQLESGGGSDLPSSADVFHYSVASGDVIIAGTDGLFDNLYDNEITAVVVEALRSGLGAQGTAQKIAALARERAEDKHRQSPFAAAAQEAGYRYYGGKLDDITVVVSYVMSAAAV, encoded by the exons ATGCTAGCCGGCGGCGTTGGCAGCAACAGAGGCGGCAGCTCCCAtctctcctccccctcctcccagAGGGACCTCCGCGGAGGCCGGAGCTTCCTCTTCGGGAACACCTGGTTCATGCTCTCCGCCTACCCGGCGCGCCTGCTGCACACCGCCGACCGccgcgcgcccgccgccgccttcgtcGCCGCCGCCATCCACCGGACGCCCCGCGTCGTGCGCGCGCACGGCGGCACGGGACAGGGCCTGCTGCAGCGGGGCATCGTCATGGCCGCCTGCGGCTACGCCTTCGGGCGGGCCGACCTGGGCGCCGCCGCCAAGCGCCAGCTGGAGAAGGACTCCTCGTCCGTGGCTGCCCACGCCTCGCGCATCGTCGCCATGGGGTCAGCTGGGACGGCGGCGAGGCCCGACGTCTCGTTCAAGTACCGGGGTTTGGAGTACTGTAAGAAGGTCGGCGTGAGCTTGAGATGCCGCGAGCAGTGGGGGATGGCTAGGACGTTCTGGACCAGTGCGGTTGGGCCGGGCAGGCAGCTCAGCTTCTCGGTTGACCCTTGGGCTCGGGATTTCAGCACGTCGTGTGCGGCGCCTTACTCTGCTGGAGCTACAGAGAGTCAACTGACTCTGGATGAGGCATTACAGGAGAAGCAGACGGATAACTCCACCGTTGCCTCTGATGG GAAGTCACCTGCTCCTGAAAAACTGAAGCTGGTCTCAGGTTCTTGTTACCTGCCTCATCCTGCTAAGGAGGCGACTGGCGGCGAAGATGGTCACTTCATTTGCATTGATGAACAGGCGATTGGTGTGGCAGATGGTGTTGGTGGTTGGGCAGATCACGGTGTTGATGCTGGACTATATGCGAAAGAACTAATGAGTAAATCAATGAGTGCTATCAAGGATGAACCAGAAGGTGCAATTGACCCATCAAGAGTTCTGGAGAAAGCTTTTACAGGCACCAAAGCAAGGGGATCATCAACTGCTTGCATCATCACTCTTAAAGAACAG GGTCTTCATGCTGTAAATCTTGGGGACAGTGGCTTCATAGTGGTCAGAGATGGCCGCACTGTTCTCAAATCACCTTCACAGCAGCATGATTTTAATTTTACTTATCAGCTCGAGAGTGGGGGTGGCAGTGATCTTCCAAGTTCTGCCGAC GTATTTCACTACTCGGTTGCTTCTGGTGATGTTATCATTGCCGGCACGGATGGGCTTTTCGACAACCTGTACGACAACGAAATCACTGCCGTCGTTGTCGAGGCCCTCAGGAGTGGCCTCGGTGCCCAGGGCACAGCTCAGAAAATCGCCGCCCTTGCTCGGGAGAGAGCAGAGGATAAGCACAGGCAGTCACCCTTTGCAGCCGCTGCTCAGGAGGCTGGGTACAGGTACTATGGAGGGAAGCTCGACGACATCACGGTCGTGGTGTCATACGTGATGAGCGCAGCAGCTGTTTAA